From the genome of Psychroserpens ponticola, one region includes:
- the fabD gene encoding ACP S-malonyltransferase, with protein sequence MNAYIFPGQGAQFSGMGLDLYENSPLAQELFEKANDILGFHITDIMFEGSAEDLKETKVTQPAIFLHSVILAKTLGDSFKPDMVAGHSLGEFSALVTAGALTFEDGLKLVSQRAQAMQKACELQPSTMAAVLGLEDHIVEDVCANTEGVVVAANYNCPGQLVISGEVEAINKACEALKEAGARRALVLPVGGAFHSPMMEPAREELAAAIENTTFSKPNCPIYQNVTATAITDENEIKVNLISQLTAPVRWTQSVQQMIADGASHFTEVGPGKVLQGLVKKINRESETASATFETNA encoded by the coding sequence ATGAACGCATATATATTTCCAGGTCAAGGTGCTCAGTTCTCAGGAATGGGATTAGACCTTTATGAAAACTCACCTTTAGCACAAGAACTTTTTGAAAAAGCAAATGACATCTTAGGGTTTCATATTACGGACATCATGTTTGAAGGTTCTGCTGAAGACTTAAAAGAAACTAAAGTCACACAGCCAGCTATCTTTTTACATTCTGTAATTTTAGCAAAAACACTAGGTGACAGTTTTAAACCAGATATGGTTGCTGGTCACTCTCTTGGAGAATTTTCTGCATTAGTCACAGCTGGAGCTTTAACTTTTGAAGATGGATTAAAATTAGTTTCGCAAAGAGCCCAAGCAATGCAAAAAGCTTGCGAATTACAACCAAGTACAATGGCAGCCGTTTTAGGTTTGGAAGATCATATTGTAGAAGATGTGTGTGCAAATACAGAAGGAGTTGTGGTTGCTGCAAACTATAACTGTCCTGGTCAACTAGTGATCTCTGGAGAAGTTGAAGCCATTAACAAAGCTTGCGAAGCACTGAAAGAAGCTGGAGCAAGACGTGCTTTAGTGTTACCTGTTGGTGGCGCATTTCACTCACCAATGATGGAACCTGCTAGAGAAGAATTAGCAGCAGCTATTGAAAATACTACATTTAGCAAACCAAACTGTCCAATTTATCAAAATGTAACAGCTACTGCAATAACTGATGAAAATGAAATTAAAGTAAATTTAATATCTCAGTTAACTGCTCCTGTTCGTTGGACACAATCTGTCCAACAAATGATAGCAGATGGAGCCTCTCATTTTACTGAAGTTGGTCCAGGTAAAGTATTACAAGGTCTAGTTAAAAAAATCAATAGAGAATCTGAAACTGCTTCAGCTACATTTGAAACTAACGCTTAA
- the galE gene encoding UDP-glucose 4-epimerase GalE, translated as MKKILVTGGLGFIGSHTVVELQNEGYDVVIIDDLSNSTIEVIEGITAITGKTPIFEKLDLKEKASVERFFQKHNDISGVIHFAASKAVGESVEKPLLYYENNLNTLIYILKDVLKLNSSNFIFSSSCTVYGQADDMPITESAPVKSAESPYGNTKQIGEEIIKDTCKVNDNLNAIALRYFNPIGAHPSAKIGELPIGVPQNLVPFITQTGAKLRECLSVFGNDYETPDGTCIRDYIHVVDLAKAHVVALERLLESKNQSNYETFNVGTGVGSSVLEVIQSFEKVSGQSLNYKIAPRREGDIEKAFANTEKANNVLGWKANSTLDDAMLSAWKWEKIIRNL; from the coding sequence TGAAAAAAATACTTGTAACTGGTGGATTAGGTTTCATTGGTTCACATACTGTTGTTGAATTACAAAATGAGGGTTATGATGTTGTTATAATAGATGACTTATCAAATTCTACTATAGAGGTGATTGAAGGTATTACTGCTATTACTGGAAAAACTCCAATTTTTGAAAAGTTAGATTTAAAAGAAAAAGCTTCAGTTGAGCGCTTTTTTCAAAAACATAATGACATTTCTGGAGTTATTCATTTTGCAGCAAGTAAAGCTGTTGGTGAAAGTGTTGAAAAACCATTGTTGTATTATGAGAATAATCTAAATACACTTATTTATATACTAAAAGATGTACTTAAACTTAATTCATCCAATTTTATTTTTAGTTCATCATGTACAGTTTATGGACAAGCTGACGACATGCCAATAACAGAAAGTGCGCCAGTTAAATCTGCTGAATCGCCTTATGGAAACACAAAGCAAATTGGAGAAGAGATCATTAAAGATACTTGTAAAGTAAATGATAATTTAAATGCAATTGCATTGCGTTATTTCAATCCGATAGGTGCTCATCCTTCTGCTAAAATAGGTGAATTACCAATTGGAGTGCCTCAAAATCTAGTGCCATTTATTACGCAAACAGGAGCTAAACTTCGTGAATGTTTGTCTGTTTTTGGTAATGATTATGAAACACCAGATGGAACTTGTATAAGAGATTATATTCATGTTGTTGATCTTGCAAAAGCTCATGTGGTAGCTTTAGAGCGCCTTTTAGAGTCTAAAAATCAGTCTAATTATGAAACGTTTAATGTCGGAACAGGAGTTGGTAGTTCTGTGTTAGAAGTGATTCAATCTTTTGAAAAAGTTTCTGGGCAATCTCTTAATTATAAGATTGCACCAAGACGTGAAGGTGATATTGAGAAAGCTTTTGCAAATACTGAAAAAGCAAATAATGTTTTAGGCTGGAAAGCTAATTCTACACTTGATGATGCGATGCTTTCAGCTTGGAAATGGGAGAAAATCATTAGAAATCTATAA
- a CDS encoding ABC transporter ATP-binding protein, with translation MSTLKISNLSKTYANGVKALDNVNLELENGMFGLLGPNGAGKSSLMRTLATLQEADSGSASLDEIDILNQPAELRKVLGYLPQEFGVYPRITAEQLLTHLAILKGITNGSERKELVKYLLDKVNLYDKRNKSVKGFSGGMKQRVGIAQALIGNPKLIIVDEPTAGLDPGERNRFYNLLADVGKEVIVILSTHIVDDVRELCTKMAIMNLGEIVFHGSPQTAIDDLRSKVFQKIVSRDELESYANEYKIISNKMVGGKPLIHIYSEDNPQNGFEQVTPNLEDVFFSKINTSNVLV, from the coding sequence ATGAGTACATTAAAAATCAGTAATTTATCGAAAACTTACGCGAATGGCGTTAAAGCATTAGACAATGTTAATCTAGAACTCGAAAACGGAATGTTTGGCTTATTAGGACCAAATGGCGCAGGAAAATCATCTTTAATGAGAACGCTTGCAACACTTCAAGAAGCTGATTCAGGAAGCGCTTCATTAGATGAAATTGACATTTTAAACCAACCAGCAGAATTACGTAAAGTCTTAGGTTATTTACCTCAAGAATTTGGTGTGTATCCAAGAATTACTGCGGAACAATTATTAACTCATTTAGCCATATTAAAAGGAATTACAAATGGTTCTGAACGAAAAGAACTGGTTAAGTATTTACTAGATAAAGTTAATTTATACGACAAGCGAAATAAATCTGTAAAAGGGTTTTCTGGAGGAATGAAACAACGTGTTGGAATTGCTCAAGCATTGATTGGCAATCCAAAATTGATTATTGTAGATGAACCAACTGCTGGTTTAGATCCTGGCGAACGAAACCGCTTTTATAATTTATTAGCAGATGTTGGCAAAGAAGTTATCGTTATTTTATCGACGCACATTGTAGATGATGTAAGAGAATTATGTACTAAAATGGCCATAATGAATTTGGGAGAAATCGTTTTTCACGGATCTCCTCAAACTGCAATTGATGACTTACGAAGTAAAGTTTTCCAAAAAATTGTGAGCAGAGACGAACTTGAATCTTATGCTAACGAATATAAAATTATCTCAAATAAAATGGTAGGTGGAAAACCACTAATTCATATCTATAGTGAAGACAATCCGCAAAACGGATTTGAACAAGTAACACCTAACTTAGAGGATGTTTTCTTTTCTAAAATTAACACATCAAACGTTCTTGTTTAA
- the lspA gene encoding signal peptidase II, with amino-acid sequence MKLSRNVGIILLIIFNITIDQISKVLVRANFEYLEIKELIGKKFIMQYVDNKGAFLGMGSDMNDTLRIVFLLILPTLVLGYLIYYILVNKTLDKLSTIALSCIAGGGIANVFDRIAFGKVTDFFFINLGGIFKTGIFNVADMSVTFGMIVLIYTWFISSRKKQIK; translated from the coding sequence ATGAAATTATCAAGAAATGTAGGCATCATTTTGCTTATAATCTTCAATATCACTATTGATCAAATTTCAAAAGTACTCGTTAGGGCTAATTTTGAATACCTGGAAATCAAAGAACTTATTGGAAAGAAGTTCATCATGCAATATGTCGATAACAAAGGAGCTTTTCTAGGAATGGGAAGTGACATGAATGACACCTTAAGAATTGTTTTTTTATTAATCCTTCCTACATTAGTCTTGGGTTATCTTATCTATTATATTTTAGTAAATAAAACTTTAGACAAACTAAGTACTATTGCATTAAGTTGTATTGCTGGTGGAGGAATTGCCAATGTTTTTGATCGTATCGCTTTTGGCAAAGTAACCGATTTTTTCTTTATAAACTTAGGTGGTATTTTTAAAACTGGTATTTTTAATGTTGCAGATATGTCTGTTACGTTCGGAATGATTGTTTTAATTTATACATGGTTTATATCTTCAAGAAAAAAACAAATCAAATAA
- a CDS encoding SRPBCC domain-containing protein, producing MEFTLTTNIKATPKQIYKSWLSPQRHSKMTGGTAFVSDKVGDEFTAWEGYITGKNIELKPYNKIVQSWRSTNFQNDESDSQIEILLSEDGEETTLTLKHTNVPESGEHYKKGWEEHYFTPMKDYFKALNKL from the coding sequence ATGGAATTTACATTAACAACAAATATAAAAGCAACTCCAAAACAAATCTATAAATCATGGTTAAGTCCACAAAGACATTCTAAAATGACTGGTGGAACAGCTTTTGTGTCTGATAAGGTTGGTGATGAATTTACGGCTTGGGAAGGGTATATAACAGGAAAAAATATTGAGTTAAAACCTTATAATAAAATTGTTCAATCTTGGAGAAGTACTAATTTTCAAAATGATGAAAGTGATTCTCAAATTGAGATTTTACTTTCTGAAGATGGAGAAGAAACAACATTAACATTAAAACATACCAATGTTCCAGAATCTGGTGAGCATTATAAAAAAGGATGGGAAGAACATTATTTCACGCCTATGAAAGATTATTTTAAAGCTCTGAATAAACTTTAA
- a CDS encoding NAD(P)/FAD-dependent oxidoreductase, with amino-acid sequence MIKALQLRINLHQEGKPNGLLLKAAYDLGIEPSEISGIKILRKSIDARKRNIMFNYKVEVYINEPVPENSDYQFDYKDVSKAKPIHIIGFGPAGMYAALRCIELGFKPIVLERGKNVQDRRRDLKAINQDHFVNEDSNYCFGEGGAGTYSDGKLYTRSLKRGDVRRIFENLVFHGATDQILVDAHPHIGTNKLPKVVQNIRETILKFGGEVHFESRVSDFTLKDHKIVAIQLQNGNELDVEKVILATGHSARDIFYLLNDKHIQLKAKSFAMGVRVEHPQDIIDGIQYHCKGEKRDELLPAAAYSLVQQVNNRGVYSFCMCPGGFIVPAATANGEVVVNGMSPSRRNNTFANSGIVVEINADNDLYKYEPFGELKGLEYQKDLERLAFTSGGRRQSAPGQRLTDFVEGKLSPNLNETSYQPGLKSAPMHSLLPKLIGSSLRKGFKAFGEKMHGYYTEEANVIGVESRTSSPVNIPRTETLAHPEISNLYPCGEGGGYAGGIISAAMDGERCAEAATSNL; translated from the coding sequence ATGATTAAAGCTTTACAACTACGTATTAATTTACATCAAGAGGGAAAACCAAATGGATTGCTCCTCAAAGCAGCTTATGATTTAGGAATTGAACCTTCAGAAATCTCCGGAATTAAAATCCTTAGAAAATCTATTGATGCACGTAAACGTAACATTATGTTTAACTATAAAGTTGAAGTTTACATCAATGAACCTGTTCCTGAAAACTCAGATTACCAATTTGATTACAAAGACGTTTCAAAAGCAAAACCCATTCATATTATTGGATTTGGACCTGCAGGCATGTATGCTGCGCTTCGTTGTATTGAACTAGGTTTTAAACCTATCGTTTTAGAACGCGGTAAAAATGTTCAAGACAGACGTCGTGACCTAAAAGCGATTAATCAAGATCATTTTGTTAATGAAGATTCTAATTATTGCTTTGGTGAAGGTGGAGCAGGAACGTATAGTGATGGCAAATTATATACTCGAAGTTTAAAACGTGGAGATGTACGTCGCATATTCGAAAATTTAGTCTTTCATGGTGCAACTGATCAAATTTTAGTAGATGCACATCCACATATTGGGACTAACAAATTACCGAAGGTTGTTCAGAATATTAGAGAAACTATTTTAAAATTTGGTGGAGAAGTTCATTTTGAATCCAGAGTTTCAGATTTCACTCTAAAAGACCATAAAATTGTTGCTATTCAGCTTCAAAACGGAAATGAATTGGATGTTGAAAAAGTTATTTTAGCTACAGGACATTCAGCTCGTGATATATTTTATTTATTGAATGATAAACACATTCAGTTAAAAGCAAAATCGTTTGCTATGGGAGTTCGCGTTGAACATCCACAAGATATTATTGATGGCATTCAATACCATTGTAAAGGAGAAAAACGGGATGAATTATTACCTGCAGCTGCGTATAGTTTGGTGCAACAAGTCAATAATCGAGGTGTATATTCTTTTTGCATGTGTCCTGGCGGATTTATTGTTCCAGCTGCAACTGCAAATGGCGAAGTTGTTGTCAATGGAATGTCGCCTTCTAGACGTAACAATACCTTTGCAAATTCTGGTATTGTGGTCGAAATTAATGCAGACAACGATTTATATAAATATGAACCGTTTGGAGAATTGAAAGGCTTAGAATATCAAAAAGATTTAGAACGTTTGGCATTCACTTCTGGCGGAAGGCGTCAATCTGCACCAGGACAACGATTAACAGATTTTGTTGAAGGGAAATTGTCACCTAACTTAAATGAAACATCGTATCAACCAGGTTTAAAATCGGCACCTATGCACTCGTTGTTACCAAAATTAATTGGTAGTTCTCTACGAAAAGGTTTTAAAGCATTTGGAGAAAAAATGCATGGTTATTATACTGAAGAAGCTAATGTAATAGGTGTTGAATCTAGAACATCATCACCTGTAAATATCCCTAGAACAGAAACCTTAGCGCATCCTGAAATTTCTAATCTTTATCCATGTGGTGAAGGTGGTGGTTATGCTGGTGGAATTATTTCTGCTGCTATGGATGGCGAACGTTGTGCAGAAGCTGCAACTTCTAACTTATAA
- a CDS encoding ABC transporter permease/M1 family aminopeptidase, with product MFKTFFLSELKYTLKQPMVYIFIFVLALMEFFATVSDNVQIGGAIGNVYRNSPYTITIHVTIFCIFSLLMAVAFFNNAALRDHNNEFNEILFATPLSKPGYFFGRFLGALFVSTLPLLGIFIGMLIGTSLNSVFEWIDPARFGPFYFETFLNNYLLFILPNMFLAGAVIFAMANKWKSTVISFVGGLLIIVAYIVSGSLMSDVDNETIAGLSDIFGINTYRIETKYFTPVEKNTISPGFSGILFWNRLIWIAVGLIILMLSYFSFSFKKKNKKIKKEKLRPSKKDTVFALPKLNPTYNASTNWIQFKSFFYTNFLSIIKSVTFKILFLFCIIILVADLSGGFEFFGLQSYPLTYKLIDSIKGNTNIFTVIILIFFSGELIWRDRDHKINEVVDATAHTSFISMAAKALSLVCITSILNLFFIGIAIIYQLLHGFTRVELDVYLLDFFYENLALYIVFGGIMIMIQVLSSNKYIGYFISILVLLVWDIILSILDISSNMLSIGGGASVFYSDMNAFGPGLKSTLWFNLYWIILSFLGLLIAGALWSRGSKSSLWSRIKTARKEVPKSYRAVIITTAVAWLGVAAFVYYNTQVLNPYFSSDTLEQLSADYEKKYGKYKDIVSPKITDAKYYLDIFPNKRDIHVKADLELTNTTELPIDSLHFYNNDGWDTKLIIPNSKAVYKDTTYLFTIYKLSPPLLPGEKITMTVNNKYITKGFANDRGNTMVVKNGTFINNGNILPTMGYNDSYEIGDKNTRKKYDLPEKERMPELTEGVTDLHMGNYIFNGQSDFVNVETVVSTSGDQTAIAPGSLIKKWEENGRNYYHYKTDTPSLNFYSFMSAKFEIAKRKWNGIDIEIYYDEKHDVNIEMMLDAVERSLKYFTENFGPYYHKQARIIEFPRYSNFAQAFPGTMPYAESFGFIINLEDETENNVIDAVIAHEMGHQWWAHQVIGAYMQGSTMLSESFSEYSSLMTLKNINENPMKMREFLKYNHDRYLRGRSGEREKELPLYQVENQGYIHYGKGSVILYALQDYIGEEKVNTAMKGFLEEYRYKEPPYPSSHDFLRYLEPQVPDSLHYLIKDWFKEITLYDNRLTDATYKTLDNGKFEVTLEIESSKIKSDSLGNEVKTAINDWIDIGFFMDSDEERLYQQKRMKIDKESTSITVQLDSLPVKAAIDPRHILIDRVYKDNIKSISLEE from the coding sequence ATGTTTAAAACATTCTTTTTATCAGAATTAAAATATACACTTAAGCAACCTATGGTGTATATTTTCATATTCGTATTGGCATTAATGGAGTTCTTTGCAACAGTTAGTGATAATGTGCAAATTGGAGGAGCCATTGGAAATGTCTATCGTAATTCACCTTATACCATTACCATTCACGTTACTATATTTTGCATCTTTAGTTTATTAATGGCAGTTGCCTTTTTTAATAATGCTGCATTACGTGACCATAATAATGAGTTTAATGAAATTCTTTTCGCAACGCCTTTAAGTAAACCAGGTTACTTTTTTGGTCGCTTTTTAGGCGCTCTATTCGTTTCAACCTTACCTCTTCTGGGCATTTTTATCGGAATGCTGATAGGAACTTCTTTAAATTCAGTTTTTGAATGGATAGATCCAGCGCGCTTTGGTCCTTTCTATTTTGAAACCTTTTTGAATAATTACTTACTGTTTATTTTACCAAATATGTTTCTTGCTGGAGCTGTCATCTTTGCTATGGCTAACAAATGGAAAAGCACAGTCATCTCATTTGTTGGTGGCTTATTAATTATTGTAGCCTATATTGTTTCTGGTTCGTTAATGTCTGATGTTGATAATGAAACTATTGCTGGTTTATCAGATATTTTTGGAATTAACACGTATCGCATAGAAACCAAGTATTTTACACCTGTAGAAAAAAATACAATAAGTCCTGGCTTTTCAGGGATTCTATTTTGGAATCGACTAATTTGGATAGCAGTTGGACTTATCATTTTAATGCTTTCTTATTTTAGCTTTTCTTTCAAAAAGAAGAATAAAAAAATCAAGAAAGAAAAATTAAGACCTTCAAAGAAAGACACTGTATTTGCGCTACCAAAGTTAAATCCAACGTATAACGCATCTACTAATTGGATACAATTTAAGAGCTTTTTCTACACTAATTTTTTAAGTATTATAAAAAGTGTCACCTTTAAAATATTATTTCTCTTTTGTATTATCATTTTAGTTGCAGACTTAAGTGGTGGATTCGAGTTTTTCGGACTACAATCCTATCCACTTACCTACAAACTTATAGACTCGATAAAAGGCAACACAAACATATTTACCGTAATTATTCTTATATTTTTTAGCGGTGAATTAATATGGCGTGATAGAGATCATAAAATAAATGAAGTTGTTGATGCTACAGCTCATACGTCATTCATTTCTATGGCTGCTAAAGCCTTATCCTTAGTTTGTATAACTTCTATATTAAACTTATTTTTTATTGGTATTGCAATAATTTATCAATTACTTCATGGATTCACTCGTGTTGAATTAGATGTGTATCTATTAGATTTCTTCTACGAAAACCTTGCGCTTTACATTGTTTTTGGTGGCATCATGATTATGATTCAAGTCCTTTCTAGTAATAAATACATTGGTTACTTTATATCCATATTAGTATTATTAGTTTGGGATATCATCTTAAGTATTTTAGACATCAGTTCTAATATGTTAAGTATTGGTGGAGGTGCTTCAGTTTTTTATTCAGACATGAATGCATTTGGTCCTGGACTAAAAAGCACACTTTGGTTTAATTTATATTGGATTATATTATCCTTTTTAGGATTATTAATTGCTGGTGCACTTTGGAGTAGAGGTTCTAAAAGCTCATTATGGAGTCGCATAAAAACAGCCAGAAAAGAAGTCCCAAAAAGCTATAGAGCTGTCATAATTACTACAGCTGTAGCTTGGCTAGGAGTTGCTGCATTTGTTTATTATAATACACAAGTTTTAAACCCTTATTTCTCTAGTGATACTCTAGAACAATTGTCTGCAGATTACGAAAAAAAATATGGGAAGTATAAAGATATTGTATCTCCCAAAATTACTGATGCTAAGTATTATCTAGATATTTTTCCAAATAAAAGAGATATACATGTTAAAGCCGATTTAGAATTAACTAATACGACAGAACTTCCAATCGATTCACTTCATTTTTATAATAATGATGGTTGGGACACGAAGTTAATTATTCCGAATTCAAAGGCAGTTTATAAAGACACGACCTATTTATTTACAATCTATAAATTGAGTCCTCCTTTGCTACCAGGTGAAAAAATAACAATGACGGTCAATAACAAATACATTACCAAAGGGTTTGCCAATGATAGAGGAAATACAATGGTAGTTAAAAATGGAACCTTCATTAATAATGGTAATATTTTACCAACCATGGGTTATAATGACAGCTATGAAATAGGTGATAAAAACACGCGTAAAAAATATGACCTTCCTGAAAAAGAAAGAATGCCAGAACTTACAGAAGGTGTTACCGATTTACACATGGGAAATTATATTTTTAATGGACAATCTGATTTCGTAAACGTTGAAACTGTAGTTTCTACTTCTGGAGATCAAACGGCAATTGCTCCTGGCTCATTAATTAAAAAATGGGAAGAAAACGGTCGAAATTATTACCATTACAAAACAGACACGCCTTCATTAAACTTCTATTCATTTATGTCTGCTAAATTTGAAATAGCAAAACGAAAATGGAATGGCATAGATATTGAAATCTATTATGATGAAAAGCATGATGTTAATATTGAAATGATGTTAGATGCTGTTGAGCGTTCATTAAAATATTTTACAGAAAATTTTGGTCCATATTACCACAAACAAGCTCGAATTATTGAGTTTCCTAGGTATTCAAATTTCGCGCAAGCCTTTCCAGGAACCATGCCTTATGCTGAGTCTTTCGGATTTATTATAAATCTAGAAGATGAAACGGAGAACAATGTTATTGATGCTGTAATTGCACACGAAATGGGTCACCAATGGTGGGCACATCAAGTTATTGGAGCTTATATGCAGGGAAGCACAATGCTAAGTGAAAGCTTTTCAGAATATTCATCATTAATGACCTTAAAAAACATCAATGAAAATCCAATGAAAATGCGCGAATTTCTTAAATACAATCACGATCGTTATTTACGTGGTCGTAGTGGTGAACGTGAAAAAGAATTGCCTTTATATCAAGTAGAAAACCAAGGCTATATCCACTACGGAAAAGGAAGTGTTATTTTGTATGCTTTACAAGATTACATTGGAGAAGAGAAAGTTAATACGGCAATGAAAGGTTTCTTAGAAGAATATCGTTACAAGGAACCTCCTTATCCAAGTTCACACGATTTCTTACGTTATTTAGAACCACAAGTACCAGATTCATTACACTATTTAATAAAAGATTGGTTTAAAGAAATTACACTTTACGACAATAGACTAACAGATGCTACATATAAGACATTAGATAATGGCAAATTTGAAGTCACTCTGGAAATTGAAAGTTCTAAAATAAAATCTGACAGTCTAGGAAATGAAGTAAAAACGGCTATAAACGATTGGATTGATATTGGTTTCTTTATGGATAGTGATGAAGAACGATTATACCAACAAAAACGAATGAAAATCGACAAAGAGTCAACTTCAATCACAGTTCAATTAGATTCATTGCCAGTAAAAGCAGCTATTGATCCTAGACACATTTTAATAGATCGTGTTTATAAGGATAATATTAAAAGCATAAGTCTAGAAGAATAA